A window of the Oncorhynchus mykiss isolate Arlee chromosome 15, USDA_OmykA_1.1, whole genome shotgun sequence genome harbors these coding sequences:
- the il-22 gene encoding interleukin 22 precursor, whose protein sequence is MKFSTVQLVAAVVVVMSVCLLRESVAHSIHRPLSAPLHSADTDTMVQQVAQHAQSSDTDTDTKLMPDIDTKKNHRDICCLHANILDFYLSNILTTKEKQDKHHPKLPALKEDLARVSRDLKEHGCAIKHYNDHHHSIAFRKKLSEMEEGKGIKKAIGEIDILFTFLKDFCVHA, encoded by the exons ATGAAGTTCAGCACCGTCCAACTCGTAGCCGCTGTGGTAGTGGTGATGAGCGTCTGTCTGCTGCGCGAATCCGTGGCGCACTCCATCCATCGCCCGCTCAGCGCCCCCCTGCACAGCGCGGATACCGACACCATGGTACAGCAGGTGGCTCAACAT GCGCAAAGTTCTGACACCGATACTGACACTAAACTGATGCCAGACATCGATACTAAAAAG AACCACAGAGACATCTGCTGCCTGCATGCTAACATCCTGGACTTCTACCTGAGTAACATCCTGACCACTAAGGAGAAGCAGGACAAGCATCATCCTAAACTCCCTGCCCTGAAGGAAGACCTGGCCCGAGTCAGCAGAGACCTGAAGGAACACGGCTGT GCTATTAAACACTACAATGACCACCACCACAGCATTGCTTTCCGCAAGAAGTTGTCCGAG atggaggaggggaaagggatcAAGAAAGCCATTGGAGAGATCGACATCCTCTTCACCTTCCTGAAAGACTTCTGTGTGCACGCCTAG